One window of the Streptomyces sp. NBC_00259 genome contains the following:
- a CDS encoding transposase produces the protein MGNKYTKRYTEEFKRDAIALVDSSGQTVTAIARELGISSESLRGWYRRAKADRGEGAPGELTSAEREELRRLRRENREQQQTIEILKKGVPRTREAACGS, from the coding sequence GTGGGAAACAAGTACACGAAGCGGTACACCGAGGAGTTCAAGCGGGACGCGATCGCGCTCGTCGACTCCTCGGGCCAGACGGTCACGGCTATCGCCCGGGAACTCGGCATCAGCTCGGAGTCCCTGCGCGGCTGGTACCGCCGGGCCAAGGCCGACCGGGGCGAGGGCGCCCCGGGCGAGCTGACCAGCGCCGAGCGCGAGGAACTGCGCCGGCTTCGCAGGGAGAACCGCGAGCAGCAGCAGACGATCGAGATCCTGAAAAAAGGTGTGCCACGAACGCGGGAGGCTGCTTGCGGTAGTTGA
- a CDS encoding barstar family protein — protein MKYLLVHQDDEDQEEFWGRCAGVEGMFVDKAPPPREVLTLRGCAPEGLLRDALMSNGESTALLGDVCIEVWDDEQPLQWWSLLDCVVITHQPNRDDPALVDIVVGAGVEEEHAWTHTLPPTPQFKLFAGTTRSLGSVGHCLAVDGLFVTRGAPAPTPLRLVGCEPAEPLLAVLRRPRKWDRDWVGLWALDRTGRVIYRHNVHVRIETARPSVLGGSLLDIKLTDGGDDRPPLLARPIWETWYRGVPDTRNQWASLSAEGRSEWLDLTATGMSEQGPDRTGGIHHLDGTHVTDTPGLYCAMAEALAGPGGYYGREWNAFKDCLHGGFGVAAPFTLVWHDAEVARQALADDIWDTEKGLSYFEEIVQLLKSFGVTIVLQ, from the coding sequence GTGAAGTACCTGCTGGTCCACCAGGACGACGAGGACCAGGAAGAGTTCTGGGGGCGGTGCGCGGGTGTCGAGGGCATGTTCGTGGACAAGGCGCCGCCACCGCGCGAGGTCCTGACACTGCGAGGATGCGCCCCCGAGGGACTGCTGCGCGATGCACTGATGTCGAACGGGGAGTCGACCGCCCTGCTGGGCGACGTATGCATCGAGGTCTGGGACGACGAGCAGCCGTTGCAGTGGTGGTCATTGCTCGACTGCGTCGTCATCACTCATCAGCCGAACCGTGACGATCCTGCCCTGGTGGACATCGTGGTCGGAGCAGGCGTCGAAGAAGAGCACGCCTGGACGCACACCCTGCCGCCGACACCGCAGTTCAAGCTGTTCGCGGGGACCACAAGGTCGCTCGGCTCGGTCGGCCACTGCCTGGCCGTGGACGGACTGTTCGTGACGCGAGGTGCCCCGGCACCCACGCCACTGAGACTCGTCGGCTGCGAGCCCGCCGAACCCCTGCTCGCCGTCCTGCGCCGGCCGCGCAAGTGGGACCGGGACTGGGTGGGGCTGTGGGCCCTGGACCGCACCGGCCGGGTGATCTACCGCCACAACGTGCACGTGCGCATCGAGACCGCCCGGCCGTCGGTACTGGGCGGCAGCCTCCTCGACATCAAGCTCACCGACGGCGGCGACGACCGGCCTCCCCTACTGGCCCGCCCTATTTGGGAGACCTGGTACAGAGGTGTCCCGGACACTCGTAATCAGTGGGCGTCACTTTCCGCCGAGGGCAGGTCCGAGTGGCTCGACCTGACCGCCACCGGCATGAGCGAGCAGGGCCCGGACCGTACGGGTGGCATCCACCACCTCGACGGCACGCACGTCACGGACACGCCTGGCCTGTACTGCGCCATGGCCGAGGCGCTCGCGGGACCGGGCGGCTATTACGGCCGGGAATGGAACGCCTTCAAGGACTGCCTGCACGGCGGCTTCGGCGTGGCCGCGCCCTTCACTCTGGTCTGGCACGACGCCGAGGTCGCCCGCCAGGCTCTGGCGGACGACATCTGGGACACCGAGAAGGGACTCAGCTACTTCGAGGAGATCGTGCAACTCCTCAAATCCTTCGGCGTCACGATCGTTCTCCAGTGA
- a CDS encoding IS3 family transposase, with protein MTALYRLIHAEKANYPVMLLCRVLHVTRSSYYAWREGEAARQARQAADDALAHEITVLHIASRKTYGVPRIHAELRRLGHRVNRKRIARVMRERDIRGVTRRKHRSLTRPDAKAKPAPDLIGRDFHAEHPGTKLVGDITYLPTAEGWLYLACWLDLATREVVGYAMADHHRAELVVDALDMAHGRGGLEPGCVVHSDRGSEYTSAQFRDRIRELGLRQSCGRTGSCFDNAAAESFWALLKEEIGTRTWPDRAIARAEVFTFIETFYNRRRLRKHKIFGYLTPAETRQRHQHALAA; from the coding sequence GTGACCGCGTTGTACCGGTTGATCCACGCGGAGAAGGCGAACTATCCGGTCATGCTGCTGTGCCGGGTGCTGCACGTGACCCGCTCCTCCTACTACGCCTGGCGCGAGGGCGAGGCCGCCCGCCAGGCCCGCCAGGCGGCCGACGACGCGCTCGCGCACGAGATCACCGTGCTGCACATCGCCTCCCGCAAGACCTACGGCGTCCCGCGGATCCACGCCGAACTACGACGTCTGGGGCACCGGGTGAACCGCAAGCGCATCGCCCGCGTCATGCGCGAGCGCGATATCCGCGGCGTCACCCGCCGCAAGCACCGCTCGCTGACCCGGCCGGACGCGAAGGCGAAGCCGGCCCCGGACCTGATCGGCCGCGACTTCCACGCCGAGCACCCCGGCACCAAGCTGGTCGGCGACATCACCTACCTCCCGACGGCCGAGGGCTGGCTCTACCTCGCCTGCTGGCTGGACCTGGCCACCCGCGAGGTCGTCGGCTACGCGATGGCCGACCACCACCGCGCCGAGCTCGTCGTGGACGCCCTCGACATGGCCCACGGCCGAGGCGGTCTGGAGCCCGGATGCGTGGTCCACAGTGATCGCGGAAGCGAGTACACCTCGGCTCAATTCCGCGATCGAATACGGGAGTTGGGGCTAAGGCAGAGCTGTGGACGCACCGGCTCGTGTTTCGACAACGCCGCAGCGGAGAGTTTCTGGGCCCTGCTCAAGGAAGAGATCGGAACCCGGACCTGGCCCGACCGGGCTATCGCCCGCGCGGAGGTCTTCACCTTCATCGAGACCTTCTACAACCGCCGCCGCCTGCGCAAGCACAAGATCTTCGGCTACCTCACACCGGCCGAGACCAGGCAGCGGCATCAGCACGCCCTCGCGGCATAA
- a CDS encoding metallophosphoesterase produces the protein MRARYGLPLKISAGITAVGAVGIAYAAGFEARSFRLRRVTVPVLPRGMRPLRVLQVSDIHMVCGQRKKRAWLQSLAGLRPDFVVNTGDNLSDPKGVPEVLDALGPLMEFPGVYVFGSNDYYGPKLRNPARYLIEKTQGRHGLNGNAPAVGVVHNPWEDIQDAFDAAGWVGLNNARGHLKLDGGPELAFTGLDDPHIKRDRYEMVAGGPDQDADFSIAVVHAPYLRSLDAFTTEGYPLILAGHTHGGQLRIPFYGALVTNCDIDTDRARGLSTHEADGLVSYLHVSAGCGTNRYTPVRFACPPEATLLTLTPRD, from the coding sequence ATGCGCGCACGCTACGGCCTCCCCCTCAAAATCAGTGCCGGTATCACGGCAGTCGGAGCAGTCGGCATCGCCTACGCAGCCGGGTTCGAAGCCCGCTCGTTCCGGCTCCGGCGGGTGACCGTACCCGTCCTGCCGAGAGGGATGCGCCCCCTGCGCGTACTGCAGGTCTCCGACATCCACATGGTGTGCGGGCAGCGCAAGAAGCGCGCCTGGCTGCAGTCCCTGGCGGGCCTGCGCCCCGACTTCGTCGTCAACACCGGCGACAACCTGTCGGACCCGAAGGGCGTGCCCGAGGTCCTCGACGCCCTCGGGCCGCTGATGGAGTTCCCCGGCGTCTACGTCTTCGGCTCGAACGACTACTACGGTCCGAAGCTGCGCAACCCGGCCCGCTACCTGATCGAGAAGACCCAGGGCCGGCACGGCCTCAACGGCAACGCCCCGGCGGTCGGCGTCGTGCACAACCCCTGGGAGGACATCCAGGACGCCTTCGACGCCGCCGGCTGGGTCGGCCTCAACAACGCGCGCGGCCACCTCAAGCTCGACGGCGGCCCGGAGCTCGCCTTCACCGGCCTGGACGACCCCCACATCAAGCGCGACCGCTACGAGATGGTCGCCGGCGGCCCGGACCAGGACGCCGACTTCTCCATCGCCGTCGTCCACGCCCCCTACCTGCGCTCCCTGGACGCCTTCACCACCGAGGGCTACCCCCTGATCCTGGCGGGCCACACCCACGGCGGCCAGCTGCGCATCCCCTTCTACGGCGCTCTGGTCACCAACTGCGACATCGACACCGACCGCGCGAGGGGCCTGTCCACCCACGAGGCCGACGGCCTCGTCTCCTACCTCCACGTCTCCGCAGGCTGCGGCACCAACCGCTACACCCCGGTCCGCTTCGCCTGCCCCCCGGAGGCAACCCTGCTGACCCTGACCCCCCGCGACTGA
- the mptB gene encoding polyprenol phosphomannose-dependent alpha 1,6 mannosyltransferase MptB, protein MPVIRVPVNTRRCQLLGLTGSAALAAGGVAVGAVPVREALAPQSGAAAIGLAAVYFGLVLLIAAWALLGRTIRGPEAPSPRTLLLTLALWAAPLLITPPLFSRDVYSYLAQGAMVEAQIDVYTHGPSRLGGPLTAEVAPIWQHTPTPYGPVFLGCAAAIAEFARSELSAGILAMRAVALLGVALMVLCLPVLARHCGADPRTALWLGAVNPLVLLHLVGGAHNDAVMLGLLGAGLVAALGRWPVLGAVLVTLAALVKAPAALGLLAVALLWARRLDGGFPRLRAALATLGTAAATTAAATALAGTGYGWIAALDTPVSPRNWSLTSSLGRMTGAVLRGLGSGLDEFAVPAWHLLGLAATALAVLAFWKRHHLRRPVYALGLSLAAVAILGPAIRPWYVLWGLFLIAAAAPSGSVRLRRASAVLSGALALAVMPSGFAPDDNQLLIAVGGSTLGVVALWCAYKLTVRASRAADKAPRPPRDSSTGDSSTGARRDPRDTRPLGSTA, encoded by the coding sequence ATGCCGGTCATCCGCGTCCCCGTCAACACGCGCCGCTGCCAGTTGCTCGGGCTGACCGGCTCGGCGGCGCTCGCGGCGGGCGGTGTCGCCGTCGGGGCCGTACCCGTACGGGAGGCGCTGGCGCCGCAGTCGGGGGCGGCCGCGATCGGCCTGGCCGCCGTCTACTTCGGGCTGGTCCTGCTGATCGCCGCGTGGGCGCTGCTCGGCCGGACGATACGCGGGCCCGAAGCACCGTCCCCTCGCACCCTGCTGCTCACGCTCGCGCTGTGGGCGGCACCGCTGCTCATAACGCCGCCGTTGTTCAGCCGGGACGTGTACAGCTACCTCGCGCAGGGAGCGATGGTCGAGGCCCAGATCGACGTGTACACGCACGGCCCGTCCCGGCTCGGCGGCCCGCTGACCGCCGAGGTCGCACCGATCTGGCAGCACACGCCGACGCCGTACGGTCCGGTCTTCCTCGGTTGCGCCGCCGCGATAGCCGAGTTCGCCCGTAGCGAGCTGTCCGCCGGAATCCTCGCCATGCGGGCGGTCGCCCTCCTCGGTGTGGCACTGATGGTGCTGTGCCTGCCGGTGCTCGCCCGGCACTGCGGCGCCGACCCGCGTACCGCGCTCTGGCTCGGCGCGGTCAACCCGCTCGTGCTGCTGCACCTGGTGGGCGGCGCGCACAACGACGCGGTCATGCTGGGCCTGCTCGGCGCGGGTCTGGTCGCGGCCCTCGGGAGGTGGCCGGTCCTCGGCGCCGTACTCGTCACCCTTGCCGCGCTGGTGAAGGCGCCGGCCGCACTGGGCCTCCTCGCCGTGGCGCTGCTCTGGGCCCGGCGGCTGGACGGCGGGTTCCCCCGGCTGCGGGCCGCCCTCGCCACCCTCGGTACGGCCGCCGCCACCACCGCCGCGGCGACCGCCCTGGCAGGCACCGGCTACGGCTGGATCGCCGCCCTCGACACGCCCGTGTCACCGCGGAACTGGTCGCTGACCTCGTCGCTCGGCCGGATGACCGGCGCCGTGCTGCGGGGCCTGGGCAGCGGGCTCGACGAATTCGCGGTACCGGCCTGGCACTTGCTCGGACTCGCGGCCACCGCGCTCGCCGTCCTCGCGTTCTGGAAGCGCCACCATCTGCGCCGACCGGTGTACGCGCTCGGGCTCAGCCTGGCCGCCGTCGCCATACTGGGTCCGGCGATCCGTCCGTGGTACGTCTTGTGGGGTCTGTTCCTGATCGCCGCAGCGGCACCCAGCGGCTCGGTGCGTCTGAGACGGGCCTCGGCGGTACTGAGCGGAGCTCTGGCTCTGGCGGTGATGCCGAGCGGGTTCGCGCCCGACGATAATCAGCTGTTGATCGCAGTTGGCGGAAGCACACTGGGGGTAGTGGCGCTGTGGTGCGCATACAAGCTGACAGTTCGGGCGTCTCGGGCGGCGGACAAGGCTCCTCGTCCGCCGCGCGACAGCTCGACGGGGGACAGCTCGACAGGGGCCAGACGGGACCCACGGGACACGCGCCCGCTGGGGAGCACAGCATGA
- a CDS encoding DUF4265 domain-containing protein, which yields MESTVEKIKVWFRFVPREGWFPQDTEGLWATKVGDDTAIVQNIPFLQDGVAEGDVVRYQTDTDGLHWAVGRVSTAGNCTIRVVPIPAGPLGRSPQAVHQRLSAFGLGGEVFSEDFPMVAFTAPANADFAGIKALLHQGQEEGWWHYEVGCGTEEWRNA from the coding sequence ATGGAGAGCACGGTCGAGAAGATCAAGGTCTGGTTCCGGTTCGTTCCTCGCGAGGGGTGGTTCCCGCAGGACACAGAGGGCCTGTGGGCAACGAAGGTCGGCGATGACACGGCCATCGTGCAGAACATTCCCTTCCTTCAGGACGGGGTCGCTGAGGGTGACGTGGTTCGGTATCAGACCGATACCGACGGCCTCCACTGGGCCGTTGGGCGGGTCAGCACCGCCGGCAACTGCACGATTCGCGTCGTGCCTATCCCTGCCGGCCCCTTGGGCCGCAGCCCCCAGGCGGTGCATCAGCGCCTGTCGGCGTTCGGGCTCGGAGGCGAGGTCTTCAGCGAGGACTTCCCCATGGTGGCCTTCACCGCACCGGCCAACGCGGACTTCGCCGGGATCAAGGCGCTCCTGCATCAAGGGCAAGAGGAAGGGTGGTGGCACTACGAAGTTGGCTGTGGCACCGAGGAGTGGCGGAATGCCTGA
- a CDS encoding DUF4365 domain-containing protein translates to MDAVFPHLQIPLILAITQPGVGMAAEATSWQKEQVSRAYVHALATQGGYTVSDWNVDKDGVDVTLRSRGLMVDIQLKCTQNPRTIRSGYSFDLDVETYDKLRDPERSAPGHLALLIVPPDIGRWVIHQQDSIVLACHGYWSSLYGMGHAPGGSTTAIHLPEHQELTVKAMGTMFEAARRMTNSTGLGLS, encoded by the coding sequence GTGGACGCGGTATTCCCTCACCTGCAGATCCCACTTATCCTCGCGATCACGCAACCGGGGGTGGGTATGGCTGCTGAGGCAACGAGCTGGCAGAAGGAGCAAGTCAGTCGCGCTTACGTACATGCCTTAGCAACGCAAGGCGGGTACACGGTCTCCGACTGGAACGTGGACAAGGACGGGGTCGACGTCACACTCCGCTCGCGTGGCCTCATGGTCGATATCCAGCTCAAGTGCACACAGAACCCACGCACTATCAGGAGCGGCTACAGCTTCGACCTGGACGTCGAGACCTACGACAAGTTGCGTGACCCTGAGCGTTCAGCACCTGGTCACCTCGCGCTGCTCATAGTTCCCCCCGACATCGGCCGCTGGGTCATCCACCAGCAGGATTCGATAGTCCTTGCCTGCCACGGCTACTGGTCCTCCCTCTACGGGATGGGACACGCCCCTGGTGGCTCAACTACTGCGATCCACCTTCCGGAGCACCAGGAGCTCACCGTGAAGGCTATGGGGACCATGTTCGAGGCTGCGCGTCGCATGACCAACAGCACTGGTCTGGGGTTGAGCTGA
- a CDS encoding glycosyltransferase 87 family protein — protein sequence MRIPSTTRGRVIVALAMSAVVVFFLTTVPFHRNWFDLHVYYGAVDHWIDGRPIYDYLKPGTHYGFTYPPFAALCMLPMTLVGWHSALAISQLMNVAAAAVILYVCLDATIRRESRHRWFAYAVAACMLALLEPVRDTVSFGQVNLLLLALVLADCWLLTAGRERFPALGRLAGLGIGLAAAIKLTPAIFICYLLVTRRWRAAGVATAVASGATLLAAWAAPTASRTYWTDAMWNTDRVGSLAYISNQSWQGMLARLTEPVAEPSRAVWAIGVLLLMWLWARRARQAVAAGNELAGFALTGAAACLVSPVTWVHHLVWLIPALAVLADSGLRAAPGDHRRRRLLTWALASYAILCSSMVWLWRWNDGGAPGFLGGNAYVWIALLLLLLLPLGRASSEDGPYEDSGPSATMGACAHATASPSKSVPVSRQSEQSASPTQPGSKPARSGSGG from the coding sequence ATGAGGATCCCGTCGACCACGCGCGGGCGGGTCATCGTCGCGCTCGCGATGTCGGCGGTGGTCGTCTTCTTCCTGACGACCGTGCCGTTCCACCGGAACTGGTTCGATCTCCATGTCTACTACGGAGCGGTCGACCACTGGATCGACGGCCGCCCGATCTACGACTACCTCAAGCCCGGCACCCACTACGGCTTCACCTACCCGCCGTTCGCGGCGCTGTGCATGCTGCCGATGACCCTGGTGGGCTGGCACAGCGCCCTGGCGATAAGCCAGCTGATGAACGTGGCGGCCGCCGCCGTCATCCTCTACGTCTGTCTCGACGCGACCATCCGCCGCGAAAGCCGGCACAGATGGTTCGCGTACGCCGTGGCGGCCTGCATGCTCGCCCTGCTGGAGCCGGTCCGCGACACCGTCAGCTTCGGCCAGGTCAATCTGCTCCTGCTGGCGCTGGTCCTCGCCGACTGCTGGCTGCTGACGGCCGGACGTGAGCGCTTTCCCGCCCTCGGCCGGCTGGCCGGCCTCGGCATCGGTCTCGCCGCCGCGATCAAGCTCACTCCGGCGATCTTCATCTGCTATCTGCTGGTCACCCGGCGCTGGCGCGCCGCGGGGGTCGCGACCGCGGTCGCGAGCGGCGCCACCCTGCTCGCCGCGTGGGCGGCCCCGACCGCGTCGCGCACGTACTGGACCGACGCGATGTGGAACACCGACCGCGTCGGCTCACTCGCCTACATCTCCAACCAGTCCTGGCAGGGCATGCTGGCCCGGCTCACCGAACCCGTCGCCGAGCCCAGCCGCGCGGTCTGGGCCATCGGCGTACTGCTCCTGATGTGGCTGTGGGCCCGGCGGGCGCGACAGGCCGTCGCCGCCGGGAACGAACTCGCCGGCTTCGCCCTGACCGGCGCCGCCGCCTGCCTGGTGAGCCCCGTCACCTGGGTGCACCACCTGGTCTGGCTGATCCCGGCCCTCGCCGTCCTCGCCGACAGCGGACTGCGCGCTGCCCCCGGCGACCACAGGCGCAGGCGGCTCCTGACCTGGGCCCTGGCGAGCTACGCCATCCTGTGCAGCAGCATGGTCTGGCTGTGGCGCTGGAACGACGGCGGCGCGCCCGGCTTCCTGGGCGGCAACGCGTATGTGTGGATAGCGCTCCTCCTGCTGCTCCTGCTGCCACTCGGGCGCGCATCGAGCGAGGACGGGCCGTACGAGGATTCCGGCCCGTCTGCGACGATGGGCGCATGCGCGCACGCTACGGCCTCCCCCTCAAAATCAGTGCCGGTATCACGGCAGTCGGAGCAGTCGGCATCGCCTACGCAGCCGGGTTCGAAGCCCGCTCGTTCCGGCTCCGGCGGGTGA
- a CDS encoding DUF6193 family natural product biosynthesis protein, with amino-acid sequence MDSDLYPDLAAAGSLAAALQQLAAELRVDLTVVPIDGGSPVTAGIATPVAGRKPLSVYIGATSRWFSVSGWGQGIELITGATPDLADVVRAGAAWAQDTGLVELRARLPFLHSSARAEAHERGPAAVVELQWRTMREQAAEAPDFPGFGALVDVAHAEPMLRQLYVFSSHWTLGFSSCTGFPFRVEVGIAPSHNGSPYRVMKHLRAEVLGETATAREAVALAVSHLPSGLGPAVEGTADRNA; translated from the coding sequence GTGGACTCTGACCTCTACCCTGACCTGGCTGCTGCGGGCAGCCTGGCCGCAGCGCTGCAACAGCTGGCGGCCGAACTCCGTGTCGATCTCACGGTGGTTCCCATCGATGGAGGCTCCCCTGTCACGGCAGGCATCGCTACGCCGGTCGCAGGGCGCAAACCGCTGTCCGTCTACATCGGGGCAACCAGCCGCTGGTTCAGCGTCTCGGGTTGGGGTCAGGGGATTGAGCTCATCACCGGAGCCACGCCGGACCTGGCGGATGTCGTCAGAGCTGGTGCGGCGTGGGCACAGGACACGGGTCTGGTGGAGCTGCGAGCCAGGCTGCCGTTTCTGCACTCCAGTGCACGCGCCGAGGCTCACGAACGCGGGCCGGCGGCAGTGGTGGAGCTGCAGTGGCGAACGATGCGGGAGCAGGCGGCCGAGGCCCCGGATTTCCCCGGGTTCGGCGCACTCGTGGATGTGGCCCATGCCGAACCGATGCTGCGGCAGCTCTACGTGTTCTCCAGCCACTGGACGCTCGGCTTCAGCTCATGCACCGGATTTCCGTTCCGTGTCGAGGTGGGCATCGCCCCGTCGCACAACGGCAGTCCGTACCGCGTGATGAAGCACCTCCGGGCCGAGGTCCTCGGCGAGACGGCCACGGCCAGAGAGGCCGTCGCCTTGGCGGTGTCCCACCTTCCCAGCGGCCTCGGCCCGGCCGTAGAGGGAACCGCCGACCGAAATGCGTGA
- a CDS encoding GatB/YqeY domain-containing protein translates to MTTLKSKLQEDLTEAIRARDELRSSTLRLTLSAITKEEVAGKEARELSDDEVQKVIAKEAKKRREAAEAFAQGGRAEQADREKAEGELLDAYLPKQLTDDELNGIVAQAVEEAKATGAEGPRAMGAVMKIVNPKVAGRAEGGRVAAAVKKLLAG, encoded by the coding sequence ATGACCACGCTCAAGTCCAAGCTGCAGGAAGACCTCACCGAGGCGATCAGGGCGCGCGACGAGCTGCGCTCCTCGACGCTCCGGCTGACCCTCTCCGCGATCACCAAGGAGGAGGTCGCGGGCAAGGAGGCGCGTGAGCTCTCCGACGACGAGGTCCAGAAGGTGATCGCCAAGGAGGCGAAGAAGCGCCGTGAGGCGGCCGAGGCGTTCGCCCAGGGCGGTCGCGCCGAGCAGGCGGACCGGGAGAAGGCGGAGGGCGAGCTGCTCGACGCCTACCTGCCGAAGCAGCTGACGGACGACGAGCTCAACGGCATCGTGGCCCAGGCCGTCGAGGAGGCGAAGGCCACCGGCGCCGAGGGCCCCCGGGCGATGGGCGCGGTCATGAAGATCGTGAACCCGAAGGTGGCGGGCCGGGCCGAGGGCGGCCGAGTCGCCGCGGCGGTCAAGAAGCTCCTGGCCGGCTGA
- the ltrA gene encoding group II intron reverse transcriptase/maturase encodes MGELKSQIKSFEISKTEVWEAYLKVKANQGAPGVDGCTIEEFEKDLKGNLYRIWNRMSSGSYFPPPVKGVEIPKSHGDGVRLLGVPTVADRIAQTVVAAHLEKRVEPVFHPDSYGYRPGRSALNAVEACRRRCWKKKWAVDLDVSKFFDSVRWDLVIKAVETHTDAAWVVLYVKRWLAAPLQLPDGTLRQRDRGTPQGSAVSPVLANLFLHYAFDLWLSRKFPDVQFERYADDAVVHCDSERRARAVLKAIGDRMEEVGLQLHPAKTRIVYCGRDGRHDGVAATSFTFLGFTFQRRPARGRNGKIFTSFLPAPSKEALKKMSMEVRSWRLHMHIGYTLGEFARWLNPIIRGWMQYYGAFYRTELYPLLKRINYYLMRWVRKKYRRLRTFKNFLRRWKQVTTAYPLFFAHWKWVHSIW; translated from the coding sequence GTGGGCGAGCTGAAGTCACAGATCAAGTCGTTCGAGATATCAAAGACGGAGGTCTGGGAGGCGTACCTGAAGGTCAAGGCCAATCAGGGTGCTCCGGGGGTGGATGGCTGCACGATCGAGGAGTTCGAGAAAGATCTGAAGGGCAACCTCTATAGGATCTGGAATCGGATGTCTTCGGGAAGCTACTTTCCTCCTCCGGTGAAAGGCGTGGAAATCCCGAAGTCGCACGGCGACGGGGTTCGTTTGCTAGGTGTGCCCACGGTTGCGGACAGAATCGCCCAGACGGTGGTGGCCGCTCATCTGGAGAAGCGGGTGGAGCCGGTGTTCCACCCGGACTCCTACGGCTACCGGCCGGGCAGGTCGGCTCTGAACGCGGTTGAGGCATGCCGGAGGCGGTGCTGGAAGAAGAAGTGGGCCGTCGATCTCGATGTCTCCAAATTCTTCGACAGCGTCCGCTGGGACCTCGTCATCAAGGCGGTGGAAACCCACACCGATGCCGCGTGGGTCGTGTTGTATGTGAAGCGGTGGCTTGCCGCTCCACTGCAACTTCCCGACGGCACCTTGCGGCAGAGGGATCGCGGGACCCCACAGGGATCTGCGGTTTCTCCCGTGCTGGCAAACCTGTTTCTGCACTATGCGTTCGATCTGTGGCTCTCCCGGAAATTCCCGGACGTTCAGTTCGAACGCTATGCGGATGACGCAGTCGTGCACTGCGACTCCGAACGCCGGGCCCGTGCGGTCCTGAAGGCGATCGGGGACAGGATGGAAGAGGTCGGCCTGCAACTGCACCCGGCCAAGACCCGGATCGTGTACTGCGGAAGAGACGGGCGCCACGACGGGGTCGCGGCAACTTCGTTCACCTTTCTCGGTTTCACGTTCCAGCGTCGTCCAGCGCGAGGCCGGAATGGAAAGATCTTCACTTCATTCCTTCCGGCGCCCAGCAAGGAAGCCCTCAAGAAGATGAGCATGGAGGTCCGCTCCTGGCGGCTCCACATGCACATCGGCTACACCCTTGGCGAGTTCGCGCGATGGCTCAACCCCATCATCCGCGGCTGGATGCAGTACTACGGTGCGTTCTATCGCACCGAGTTGTATCCCCTCCTCAAGCGCATCAACTACTACCTGATGCGCTGGGTCCGCAAGAAATACCGGCGGCTGAGGACCTTCAAGAATTTCCTTCGGCGATGGAAGCAGGTCACCACCGCGTACCCGCTCTTCTTCGCCCACTGGAAATGGGTCCACTCGATCTGGTGA
- a CDS encoding NUDIX domain-containing protein, with translation MEAEDTNLLAAAQRKLTEETGIPASVVTPAGHRPIHIDAHPIPANPAKEEPEHQQPDFRFLFHTSADVVELQSEEVTAAAWRDADTIADATLRTRVLRALR, from the coding sequence TTGGAGGCCGAAGACACAAACCTCCTCGCCGCAGCGCAAAGGAAGTTGACCGAAGAGACCGGCATTCCCGCATCCGTAGTCACCCCGGCCGGTCACCGGCCGATCCACATCGACGCTCATCCCATCCCCGCCAACCCAGCCAAGGAGGAACCCGAGCACCAGCAACCCGACTTCCGCTTCCTCTTCCATACGTCCGCGGACGTCGTCGAGCTACAGTCCGAGGAGGTCACGGCGGCGGCATGGCGCGATGCAGACACCATCGCCGATGCCACGCTGCGCACTCGGGTGCTGCGCGCCTTGCGCTGA